The Streptomyces sp. HUAS MG91 sequence GGTCCGGGCCGGCGACGAGGCGAGCGGCGAGGCGGCCGGGCGCGAGATCGTCGTCGGACAGGAGGGCGACGCCGAGGACAGCGCCGCCGCCCTGGAGTTCGCCTTCCGCACCGCGGCCGCCCGCGGCGCGACCGTGCGGGCGGTGCGCGCCTGGAGCCTGCCGCCGGTGTTCGCCTACAGCCCCGCCTCGCTCCAGCTCCTCGACGAGTCCGGAGGCATCGAGCCGTACGAGAAGAAGGCCCTGGGCGCCGCCCTCGCACCCTGGCGCGAGCGCTTCCCCGACGTGCCGGTCGTCGAGCACGTCGAGATCGGCAGCGCCGGCCAGGTGCTCCTGTCGGTCGCCGCCGGGGCCCAGCTCCTGGTCGTCGGACGCCGGGCCCGGCGCACCGCCGTCGGCGCCCGCATCGGCTCCGTCGCGCACGCCGTGCTGCACCACGCGCCGTGCCCGGTCGCGGTGGTGCCGCACGGCTGAGACGCGCCCCAGGGGCGTGCGTCCTAGGAGTTCTCCTCACCGGTCAGCGACACCGCGCCGACCGGACAGGCCCGCACCGCCTCCTTCAGCAGGGGGTGCTCCCCGGTCGCCGCGGCGCGGCCGGGGAGCACTTCGCTGAGTCCGTCGTCGTCCTGCGTGAACACGTCCGGCGCGGTCAGCGCGCACATCCCCGCGCCCACGCACCGCTCCTTGTCGACCTCGACCCGCACGGCGCTCACCACGCGACCGGCAGTTCGAGCATGCCCTGGATGGTGTCTCCGGGCTTGAACGGGATCTCCTCGGCGGGCGCCGCGAGCCGCAGGCCGGGGAACCGTTTCAGGAGACCGGCGAGCGCGATCTCCAGCTCGGCGCGCGCGAGGTTCTGGCCCAGGCACTGGTGGATGCCGAACCCGAACGCCAGGTGGTGCCGCGCGCTGCGGTCCCAGTCGAGGCTCTCCGGCGCCGCGAAGGCGCCGTCGTCGCGGTTGATGAGCGAGGTGGAGAACACGACGCCCTCGCCGGCCCGGACCGTCGATCCGGCCACCTCCATGTCCTCCGTCGCGATCCGCAGCAGCCCGTCCGCGATGGACAGATACCGCAGCAGCTCCTCCACCGCGACGGTCGTCGAGGTGCGGCCCTCGCGCAACGCCGCCAGCTGCTCGGGGTGGCGCAGCAGCGTGAAGGTGCCGAGCGAGATCATGTTCGCGGTCGTCTCGTGCCCGGCGACGAGCAGGATGACGGCGTACGCGATCAGCTGATCGCGGTCCGGCGGCCCGTCCGGCCCGTCGCGGTGGATGAGTTCGTCGAGGAGCCCGTCGCCCGGTTCGGCGCGCTTGCGGTCGATCAGGTCCCCGAGGTAGCCCTCCAGCTCTTCCCTGGCCCGCTCCACGTCGGCGGCGGCCGGGCCGCGCAGGAGCCGCCGTGAGCGCTCCTCGAAGAACTCGTGGTCCGCGTACGGCACCCCGAGCAGCGCGCAGATCACCATCGACGGCACGGGCAGCGCGAACGCGCCGACGAGCTCGGCGGGCGGTCCCTGCCGCTCCATCGCGTCGAGGAGCCGGTCCACGGTCTGCTGGATGCTCGGGCGCAGCCCGGTGATCCGCTTGAGCGAGAAGCTCGGGATCAGCATCCGGCGCTGGGCGTTGTGCTCGGGGTCGTCGACCCCGAGCAGCGCCACGCGGCGCGCGCCGGCCTTCGCGAACCGTTCGGTGGGCGCCGGGAAGCCGGGCCGTTCGCGGTCGGTCGACAGCCGTGGGTCGGCGAGGAGTTCCCGGGCCAGGGTGTGCCCGGTGACGGCCCAGACCGTGCTGCCGTCGTAGAAGGTGACCCGGCTGAGCGGGCCCTCGTCGCGCAGGGGCGCGTAGGCGGCCGGCGGGTGGTAGGGGCAGCCGCGGTCCTGCGGGAAGGGGATCGGTCGGTTCAGCGGGTCGGTCGTGGTGTGAGCGGTGTGCGGTGTGTGGGGGGCCTGGCGGGCCGGTTCCGTCGTGGATTCCGTCATGGATCGGATCGCCTCGCAGTGCTCGGTCGTGCGCGCGGAGCTGGCCGTTCCGCGCTCCCTCGTCATTTGATGCCCCTACCACCGATCAGGTCGACACGAAGACCGGCCAGTTCGTACGCACGGGGTATCTGGCCGGGGTTTTTCGCCCCCGGCCGGGGGCTGAGGCGGCATCTCGCCCCGGGACCGCGGTACGGGAGGGACGCCGGGCGGGCGATGCGGCCCCTCGATGGCCGGATCGCGGTGTGAGAGCGACCTGAATCGTGCCGTCCGCGGGCGCCCGGAATGCGTCCCTCAGGCTTTGAGCGCGACCACGGCCTCGTCGGTGTACGGGAGGAACGTCAGGGTCTGGTGGAAGTACAGCTCGATGCCGTGCGCGTCGTGCGCCGTGTAGCCGATCGCCAGGTCCTGACCCAGCCGCAGCTCGAAGTCGCCGCCGCGCGTCGAGATCACGAACGCGCCGTTCAGGGCCGGGGCCCAGATGAGTTCGCCGTCGAGGATCCGGCCGAGGTGGTTGGCGACGGGATAGCCGTGGTCGGAGGTCTCGCTGACGGCCGTGTACGCGTCGGCGCCCAGCAGCAGCGCGTACGGGCCGTCGACACCGGCCAGGCGCAGCGCGGTGAGGGCGCGGCTGATGGTGTCCGGGTAGTCGCGCGGCTCTGCCGGCAGGCTCAGGACCGGGTTCGAGGTGCGCTCCCGCAGCCCCGGGATGCCGGCGGCCTCGTAGCCGTCGAAGATCGCCTGGTCCTCGGCGAACGCCATGGACCGTGCCGCGTCCTTGACCGGCTGCCAGTCGGAGTCGAGCGACCCGCGCTCCACGTCGTCGACCGCTTCCCGGCTCACGACGAACGGGACCCGCAGCTCGACCAGCGGCCGGGCGCCGCGCAGCCGGGCGCCGACACCCGGCGCGGGCGGGGCGATGTCCGTGAGGTGGCCGGTGCCGACGGCCGCGAGCTCCGGCCCCTCGGGGCCGGTGACGTCCACCACGCGGCGGCCCGCCACGTGGCGCTGGAACGTGCGGCGCGCCTCCTCCTCGATCTCCGCCCACGCGGCGGGCGTGATCGGCGCGAGCTCACGGTGCAGATTGGTGCTGGGGGTGGAGGTGCTCATGGTGCTCAGGCTCCTTTGAGGCTGCCGATGCCCAGCGAGCCGTCGACGGCGGCGGCCGCTGCGGGCGGTGGGTCGGGCAGGTCGTCGAGGAAGTCGGCGCTCGGCACGTGGAACAGACACCCCGTCACCGCCGTCGAGAAGTCGAGGATGCGGTCGTGGTTGCCGGGCGGATCGCCGAGGAACATGTTGCGCAGCATCCGCTCGGTGACGTCCGGCGTGCGCGCGTAGCCGATGAAGTAGGTGCCGAACTCGCCCCGGCCGAGGCTGCCGAACGGCATGTTCTCGCGCAGGATCTGCCGCTCGGTGCCGTCCTCGTCGACGATCGTGTTCAGCGCGACGTGCGAGTTCGCGGGCTTGACGTCGTCGCCCAGTTCGACGTTCGCGGTCTTGGTACGGCCGATGACCCGCTCCTGCTCGTCGGAGGGCAGCGCCTCCCAGGCCGCCATGTCGTGCACGTACTTCTGCACGATCACGTAGCTGGAGCCGCGGAAGTCCGGGTCCTCGTCGCCCACGTACACCGCCTCGGCAGCCGCTGAGCCCACGGGGTTCTCGCTGCCGTCGACGAATCCCAGCAGGTCGCGCTCGTCGAAGTACTTGAAGCCGTGCACCTCGTCCACGACGGTGACGGCCGCGCCGAGCCGGTCGACGAGGAGCCGGGCCAGCTCGAAGCAGAGGTCCATGCGGCGGGCGCGGAAGTGGAAGAGGAGGTCGCCGGGGGTGGCCGGGGCCAGGTGACGCGGTCCGGCCAGGGCCTGGAAGGGGTGCAGCTCGCGCGGCCGGGGACCGGCGAAGAGCCGGTCCCACGCGGTGGAGCCGATCCCGGCGACACACGTCAGGCCGTCGTCGGGGGAGCGGAAGGCGACGGAGCGCAGCAGTCCGGACAGATCCTCCAGGGTGTCGCGCACCACGCCCTCGCCGCCGGGCGCGACGGTGACGACGAGGAACACCGCGGCCTTCGCGGGTGGGGTGAGGACGGACTGCGACTCGACCACGAAGACTCCCGTGACAGCTGCCGTGATTTCTAGTTTTGTCACTTTATGGGTAGATTCGGGGCGCGGCATGTGCGGCAAGTTGGGTGGGTGTGTCCCACCTCACCCGGCGGGAGTCGCCGAAGGGGGTGGAGCACGGTTGGTTCGCTGTTAAACTTTGAACCAAGGCCCCGACCGTTCTCCCCCGTACGGTCGGGGTCCTTTTTTTGCCGTGCTGCATGTCTCATTGGGACAGATGTCTCATTGGGACGCGAGGGGGTTACTGTGGAAGGGCGGGGGTGAGCGAGAGCGACGAAGGAGTCGAGTCATGAAGGCACTTCAGTACCGGACCGTCGGGGCCGCACCCGAGGTCGTCACCGTCCCCGACCCGGAGCCGGGTCCCGGACAGGTCCTGTTGAAGGTGACCGCTGCCGGCGTCTGCCACTCCGACATCGCGGTGATGAGCTGGCCCGCCGAGGGATTCCCCTACGAGCTGCCGCTGACCCTCGGCCACGAGGGCGTCGGGACCGTCGCCGCGCTCGGTGCGGGCGTGACCGGCCTGAAGGAGGGCGACCCGGTCGCCGTCTACGGCCCCTGGGGATGCGGCACCTGTGCCAACTGCGCGCAGGGCAAGGAGAACTACTGCCTGCGCGCCGACGAGCTGGGCATCCGTCCGCCCGGACTGGGCGCCCCCGGCTCCATGGCCGAGTACATGATCGTCGACGACCCGCGCCACCTCGTGCCGATCGATGGCCTCGACCCCGTCGCCACCGTGCCGCTCACCGACGCCGGCCTCACCCCGTACCACGCGATCAAGCGCTCGCTGCCCAAGCTGGTGCCCGGCTCCACCGCCGTCGTCATCGGCACCGGCGGACTCGGCCACGTCGCCATCCAGCTGCTGCGCGCCATGACCGCCGCCCGCGTCGTCGCCCTCGACGTGACCGAGGACAAGCTCGCCCTCGCCCGCACCGTCGGCGCCCACGAGGCGATCCTTTCGGACAAGGAGGCCGCGGCGAAGGTGCGCGAGCTGACCGGCGGACGCGGCGCCGAGGCCGTCTTCGACTTCGTCGGCGTCCAGCCGACCGTCGAGACCGCCGGCGCGATCGCCGCGGTCGAGGGCGACGTGACCCTCGTCGGCATCGGTGGCGGCACCCTCCCGGTCGGCTTCGGCGCGACCAACTTCGAGGTCAGCGTCACCGCGCCGTACTGGGGCAGCCGCGGCGAGCTCATCGAGGTACTGGACCTGGCCCGGGCCGGAGCCGTCTCCGTGCACACCGAGACGTACTCCCTCGACGACGCGCCGCTCGCGTACGAGCGACTGCACGACGGCAAGATCAACGGCCGTGCGGTGATCCTCCCGAACGGCTGACCGAGAGTGCATACCGTGGTCGAATTCCGGCCACGGTATGCGTTCATCATTCAACTGTCGGCGTGGAGGGGGCTGTTCCGGCCCACGGGTGATCAATAGCCTGAGGTGAACCGTCCGTACACCCCACTGAGGGAGTGCCATGTCCACCGCGCAGATCCCCGACATACTGTCGCCGGAGTTCGCCGCCGACCCCTACCCCGCCTACCGCGTGCTGCGCGAGTCGGCGCCGCTCCTCTGGCACGAGGCGACCCAGAGCTGGATCGTCTCGCGCTACACCGACGTGGAGCGCGTCTTCAAGGACAAGGCGGGCCAGTTCACCACCGACAACTACGACTGGCAGCTCGAGCCCGTCCACGGCAAGACCATCCTCCAGCTCAGCGGCCGCGAGCACGCCGTGCGCCGCGCCCTGGTCGCCCCGGCCTTCCGCGGCAGCGACCTCCAGGAGAAGTTCCTGCCGGTCATCGAGCGCAACTCCCGCGCCCTGATCGACCGGTTCCGCGCCACCGGCTCCGCCGACATCGTCGGCGACTACGCCACCCGCTTCCCGGTCAACGTCATCGCCGACATGCTCGGCCTCGACCAGGCCGACCACGCCCGCTTCCACGGCTGGTACACCGCCGTCATCGCCTTCCTCGGCAACCTCGCAGGTGACCCGGACGTCACGGCGGCGGGGGAGCGCACCCGCGTCGAGTTCGCCGAGTACATGATCCCGATCATCCAGGCCCGCCGCGAGAACCTCGGCGACGACCTGCTCTCCGCGCTGTGCGCCGCCGAGGTCGACGGCGTACGGATGAGCGACGAGGACATCAAGGCGTTCTGCAGCCTGCTCCTCGCGGCCGGCGGCGAGACCACCGACAAGGCGATCGCCAGCATCTTCGCCAACCTCCTGGTCAATCCCGAGCAGCTGGCCGCCGTACGGGAGGACCGCTCGCTGATCGACCGGGCCTTCGCGGAGACCCTGCGGCACACGCCCCCGGTCCACATGATCATGCGGCAGTCCGCCACCGACGTGGAGCTGTCCGGCGGAACCGTCCCCGCGGGCGCCACCGTCACCTGTCTCATCGGCGCGGCCAACCGCGACGGCGACCGGTACGCCGAGCCCGACCGCTTCGACATCTTCCGCGACGACCTCACCACCACCACGGCGTTCTCGGCCGCCGCCGACCACCTCGCCTTCGCACTCGGCCGGCACTTCTGCGTCGGCGCGCTGCTCGCCAAGGCCGAGGTCGAGACCGGCGTGAACCAGCTGCTCGACGCGATGCCCGACGTACGCCTCGCCGACGGCTTCGACCCCGTGGAGCAGGGCGTGTTCACGCGCGGCCCGCAGTCGCTGCCGGT is a genomic window containing:
- a CDS encoding universal stress protein; its protein translation is MARPITAGVDGSPESAAAAAWAAREAVRRELPLRLVHVSEAVPESLALAADESARVQWAHDLLEDAEQEIAERHPGLSVTTDVLDDGAPAALTGAARDAELLVLGSRGYGTLVGFLLGSVGQQVVATTERPVVLVRAGDEASGEAAGREIVVGQEGDAEDSAAALEFAFRTAAARGATVRAVRAWSLPPVFAYSPASLQLLDESGGIEPYEKKALGAALAPWRERFPDVPVVEHVEIGSAGQVLLSVAAGAQLLVVGRRARRTAVGARIGSVAHAVLHHAPCPVAVVPHG
- a CDS encoding ferredoxin, with protein sequence MSAVRVEVDKERCVGAGMCALTAPDVFTQDDDGLSEVLPGRAAATGEHPLLKEAVRACPVGAVSLTGEENS
- a CDS encoding cytochrome P450: MTESTTEPARQAPHTPHTAHTTTDPLNRPIPFPQDRGCPYHPPAAYAPLRDEGPLSRVTFYDGSTVWAVTGHTLARELLADPRLSTDRERPGFPAPTERFAKAGARRVALLGVDDPEHNAQRRMLIPSFSLKRITGLRPSIQQTVDRLLDAMERQGPPAELVGAFALPVPSMVICALLGVPYADHEFFEERSRRLLRGPAAADVERAREELEGYLGDLIDRKRAEPGDGLLDELIHRDGPDGPPDRDQLIAYAVILLVAGHETTANMISLGTFTLLRHPEQLAALREGRTSTTVAVEELLRYLSIADGLLRIATEDMEVAGSTVRAGEGVVFSTSLINRDDGAFAAPESLDWDRSARHHLAFGFGIHQCLGQNLARAELEIALAGLLKRFPGLRLAAPAEEIPFKPGDTIQGMLELPVAW
- a CDS encoding family 1 encapsulin nanocompartment shell protein, yielding MSTSTPSTNLHRELAPITPAAWAEIEEEARRTFQRHVAGRRVVDVTGPEGPELAAVGTGHLTDIAPPAPGVGARLRGARPLVELRVPFVVSREAVDDVERGSLDSDWQPVKDAARSMAFAEDQAIFDGYEAAGIPGLRERTSNPVLSLPAEPRDYPDTISRALTALRLAGVDGPYALLLGADAYTAVSETSDHGYPVANHLGRILDGELIWAPALNGAFVISTRGGDFELRLGQDLAIGYTAHDAHGIELYFHQTLTFLPYTDEAVVALKA
- a CDS encoding Dyp-type peroxidase, which gives rise to MVESQSVLTPPAKAAVFLVVTVAPGGEGVVRDTLEDLSGLLRSVAFRSPDDGLTCVAGIGSTAWDRLFAGPRPRELHPFQALAGPRHLAPATPGDLLFHFRARRMDLCFELARLLVDRLGAAVTVVDEVHGFKYFDERDLLGFVDGSENPVGSAAAEAVYVGDEDPDFRGSSYVIVQKYVHDMAAWEALPSDEQERVIGRTKTANVELGDDVKPANSHVALNTIVDEDGTERQILRENMPFGSLGRGEFGTYFIGYARTPDVTERMLRNMFLGDPPGNHDRILDFSTAVTGCLFHVPSADFLDDLPDPPPAAAAAVDGSLGIGSLKGA
- a CDS encoding NAD(P)-dependent alcohol dehydrogenase; amino-acid sequence: MKALQYRTVGAAPEVVTVPDPEPGPGQVLLKVTAAGVCHSDIAVMSWPAEGFPYELPLTLGHEGVGTVAALGAGVTGLKEGDPVAVYGPWGCGTCANCAQGKENYCLRADELGIRPPGLGAPGSMAEYMIVDDPRHLVPIDGLDPVATVPLTDAGLTPYHAIKRSLPKLVPGSTAVVIGTGGLGHVAIQLLRAMTAARVVALDVTEDKLALARTVGAHEAILSDKEAAAKVRELTGGRGAEAVFDFVGVQPTVETAGAIAAVEGDVTLVGIGGGTLPVGFGATNFEVSVTAPYWGSRGELIEVLDLARAGAVSVHTETYSLDDAPLAYERLHDGKINGRAVILPNG
- a CDS encoding cytochrome P450, which translates into the protein MSTAQIPDILSPEFAADPYPAYRVLRESAPLLWHEATQSWIVSRYTDVERVFKDKAGQFTTDNYDWQLEPVHGKTILQLSGREHAVRRALVAPAFRGSDLQEKFLPVIERNSRALIDRFRATGSADIVGDYATRFPVNVIADMLGLDQADHARFHGWYTAVIAFLGNLAGDPDVTAAGERTRVEFAEYMIPIIQARRENLGDDLLSALCAAEVDGVRMSDEDIKAFCSLLLAAGGETTDKAIASIFANLLVNPEQLAAVREDRSLIDRAFAETLRHTPPVHMIMRQSATDVELSGGTVPAGATVTCLIGAANRDGDRYAEPDRFDIFRDDLTTTTAFSAAADHLAFALGRHFCVGALLAKAEVETGVNQLLDAMPDVRLADGFDPVEQGVFTRGPQSLPVTFTPVAP